The following are from one region of the Hymenobacter sp. YIM 151858-1 genome:
- a CDS encoding ribonucleoside-diphosphate reductase subunit alpha: protein MLVIKRDGRRESVKFDKVTARIEKLCYGLNMIYVSPIEVAKKVIDGIYDGVTTVELDNLAAETAASLTTKHPDYAILAARIAVSNLHKVTSKSFSSTMKRLYTYEDPKTGENASLIARDVWEVVHKHAAQLDSAIIYDRDYNYDYFGFKTLERSYLLRLDGKVVERPQHMLMRVAVGIHRDDIEQAIETYNLMSERWFTHATPTLFNAGTPKPQLSSCFLLTMKDDSIEGIYDTLKNCALISQSAGGIGLAVHNVRATGSYIKGTNGTSNGLTPMLKVFNDTARYVDQGGGKRKGAFAVYLEPWHADIFDFLELKKNHGKEEMRARDLFYALWINDLFMKRVESNDLWTLMCPHECPGLDTSWGEDFEKLYQKYEREGRGRKTIKAQDLWFAILESQTETGTPYMLFKDAANRKSNQQNLGTIKSSNLCTEIIEYTDADEIAVCNLASLALPRYVREENGRVFFDHQRLFEVTYHATKNLNKVIDINYYPVPEAERSNKRHRPIGLGVQGLADTFIALRMPFESDEAKGLNADIFETIYFAAVTASKDLAKRDGHYETYPGSPISKGQFQFDMWDVKPNSGRWDWEALRAEVKEYGVRNSLLVAPMPTASTAQILGNNESFEPYTSNIYVRRVLSGEFMVVNKHLLKDLVKLGLWNEQMKNDIIAANGSVQNIPSIPQHIKDLYKTVWEISQRTIIDMAADRGAYICQSQSLNLHVQNPNFGKLTSMHFHAWKRGLKTGMYYLRTKAAVDAIKFTVQKQAAETLEPVYAEQNRNDMACSLDNPDACEACSA, encoded by the coding sequence ATGTTGGTAATTAAACGCGACGGCCGGCGCGAGTCCGTCAAGTTCGATAAGGTTACGGCTCGCATCGAGAAGCTCTGCTACGGGCTGAACATGATCTACGTCTCGCCCATTGAGGTGGCCAAAAAGGTCATCGACGGGATTTACGACGGCGTAACCACCGTAGAGCTGGATAACCTGGCGGCCGAAACCGCCGCTTCGCTCACCACCAAGCACCCCGACTATGCCATCCTGGCGGCGCGCATTGCGGTGAGCAACCTGCACAAGGTGACCTCCAAGTCGTTCAGCTCGACGATGAAGCGGCTGTACACCTACGAGGACCCCAAAACCGGCGAAAATGCCTCGCTGATTGCCCGCGACGTGTGGGAGGTGGTGCACAAGCACGCCGCCCAGCTCGACTCGGCCATCATCTACGACCGCGACTACAACTACGACTACTTCGGCTTCAAAACGCTGGAGCGCTCGTACCTGCTGCGCCTCGACGGCAAAGTGGTGGAGCGCCCCCAGCACATGCTGATGCGCGTGGCCGTAGGCATTCACCGCGACGACATTGAGCAGGCCATCGAAACGTACAACCTGATGTCGGAGCGGTGGTTTACGCACGCTACGCCTACCCTCTTCAACGCCGGCACGCCCAAGCCGCAGCTCAGCTCGTGCTTCCTGCTCACGATGAAGGACGACTCCATCGAGGGCATTTACGACACGCTGAAGAACTGCGCGCTCATCTCGCAGAGCGCCGGCGGCATTGGCCTGGCCGTGCACAACGTGCGCGCCACCGGCAGCTACATCAAAGGCACCAACGGCACCTCCAACGGCCTCACGCCCATGCTGAAGGTGTTCAACGACACGGCTCGCTACGTTGACCAGGGCGGCGGCAAGCGCAAAGGCGCTTTCGCGGTGTACCTGGAGCCCTGGCACGCCGATATCTTCGACTTCCTGGAGCTGAAGAAGAACCACGGCAAAGAAGAGATGCGCGCCCGCGACCTGTTCTACGCCCTCTGGATCAACGACCTCTTCATGAAGCGCGTGGAGAGCAACGACCTCTGGACGCTGATGTGCCCCCACGAGTGCCCGGGCCTCGACACGAGCTGGGGCGAGGACTTCGAGAAGCTGTACCAGAAGTACGAGCGCGAAGGCCGCGGCCGCAAAACCATTAAGGCGCAAGACCTGTGGTTTGCCATCTTGGAAAGCCAGACCGAGACCGGCACGCCCTACATGCTGTTCAAGGACGCTGCCAACCGCAAGAGCAACCAGCAGAACCTAGGCACGATTAAGTCGTCGAACCTGTGCACCGAGATTATCGAGTACACCGACGCCGACGAAATTGCCGTGTGCAACCTGGCTTCGCTGGCCCTGCCCCGCTACGTACGCGAGGAAAACGGCCGCGTGTTCTTCGACCACCAGCGCCTGTTTGAGGTGACGTACCACGCCACGAAGAACCTGAACAAGGTTATCGACATCAACTACTACCCCGTGCCCGAGGCCGAGCGCAGCAACAAGCGCCACCGCCCCATTGGCCTGGGTGTGCAGGGCCTGGCCGATACCTTTATTGCGCTGCGCATGCCCTTCGAGAGCGACGAAGCCAAGGGCCTGAACGCCGATATTTTCGAGACCATCTACTTTGCCGCCGTAACGGCTTCGAAGGACCTCGCCAAGCGCGACGGCCACTACGAAACCTACCCCGGCTCGCCCATTAGCAAGGGCCAGTTCCAGTTCGATATGTGGGACGTGAAGCCCAACTCGGGCCGCTGGGATTGGGAAGCGCTGCGTGCCGAGGTGAAGGAGTACGGCGTGCGCAACTCGCTGCTGGTAGCTCCCATGCCTACGGCCTCCACGGCCCAAATCCTGGGCAACAACGAGTCGTTCGAGCCTTACACCTCCAACATTTACGTGCGCCGCGTGCTAAGCGGCGAGTTTATGGTGGTGAACAAGCACCTGCTCAAAGACCTGGTGAAACTGGGCCTCTGGAACGAGCAGATGAAGAACGACATCATTGCCGCCAACGGCTCGGTGCAGAACATCCCGAGCATTCCGCAGCACATCAAGGACCTGTACAAGACGGTTTGGGAAATCTCGCAGCGCACCATTATCGACATGGCTGCCGACCGCGGGGCTTACATCTGTCAAAGCCAGAGCCTGAACCTGCACGTGCAGAACCCGAACTTCGGCAAGCTCACCTCCATGCACTTCCACGCCTGGAAGCGCGGCCTGAAGACCGGCATGTACTACCTGCGCACCAAAGCCGCTGTCGACGCCATCAAGTTCACGGTGCAGAAGCAAGCCGCCGAAACGCTGGAGCCCGTGTACGCCGAGCAGAACCGCAACGATATGGCCTGCTCACTAGATAACCCGGACGCCTGCGAAGCTTGCAGCGCGTAA
- a CDS encoding DUF6268 family outer membrane beta-barrel protein: MKPHTYLMAGLLAAATVPALAQTTPPPAAPADSLDFGEFGDADDQAARTYATQKVLYLSPTKLISVGYETQTGFDLTARGPVSPSSADREVTESVSRFGGVRLGFNAPVISRSSFILNLGLTYWNTSVGLDNAEQQPLFAALRRGLRSTGVNATVFKPFDNKHFLLLQANTDLNGTYRNPGDISGEALTYSGTAIYGWKPNDNFMWGLGLTRTYRAGQLLHIPVVFYNRTFSPRWGVEAVFPARVNLRRSFGTSSLLMFGYELEGNTYYLGPVGGQELFLRRGEMKPRITYERQLAGFVWLSAQVGYRYNWRFDVYDSQNPGGSNREVFSNTLGNPLYFNLSVNLVSP, encoded by the coding sequence ATGAAACCGCACACCTACCTGATGGCCGGGCTGCTGGCCGCGGCCACCGTGCCCGCCTTGGCCCAAACCACCCCGCCGCCCGCCGCCCCCGCCGATTCGCTCGATTTCGGCGAGTTTGGCGACGCCGACGACCAAGCCGCCCGCACCTACGCCACGCAAAAGGTGCTGTACCTGAGCCCTACCAAGCTGATTTCGGTCGGCTACGAAACCCAAACCGGCTTCGACCTAACGGCCCGCGGACCCGTGTCGCCTTCGAGCGCGGACCGTGAGGTCACCGAGTCGGTAAGCCGTTTTGGGGGCGTGCGCCTGGGCTTCAACGCGCCCGTTATCTCGCGCTCCAGCTTTATCCTGAACCTGGGCCTCACCTATTGGAACACCAGCGTAGGCCTCGACAACGCCGAGCAGCAACCTTTGTTCGCGGCTTTGCGGCGCGGCTTGCGCTCCACGGGCGTCAACGCCACCGTGTTCAAGCCCTTCGACAACAAGCACTTTCTGCTGCTGCAAGCCAACACCGACCTTAACGGCACCTACCGCAACCCGGGCGACATCAGCGGCGAGGCGCTTACCTACAGCGGCACGGCCATTTACGGCTGGAAACCCAACGACAACTTTATGTGGGGCCTGGGCCTTACGCGCACCTACCGCGCCGGCCAGTTGCTGCACATTCCGGTGGTGTTTTACAACCGCACCTTCAGCCCGCGCTGGGGCGTCGAGGCGGTGTTTCCGGCCCGCGTCAACCTGCGCCGCAGCTTTGGCACCAGCTCGCTGCTCATGTTCGGATACGAGCTTGAGGGCAACACCTACTACCTAGGGCCCGTGGGCGGGCAGGAGCTGTTTTTGCGCCGCGGCGAAATGAAGCCGCGCATCACCTACGAGCGGCAGCTGGCGGGCTTCGTGTGGCTGTCGGCGCAGGTGGGCTACCGCTACAACTGGCGCTTCGATGTATATGACTCGCAAAACCCCGGCGGCTCCAACCGCGAGGTGTTCAGCAACACGCTCGGCAACCCGCTTTACTTCAACCTGAGTGTAAATCTCGTGAGCCCCTAG
- a CDS encoding DUF2147 domain-containing protein yields the protein MNWLKKTLLTSLLLLAVIGLACAKNPDAVLGVWKNGEGTGMVQIYKKGDKYYGRVVWLKVPNNPDGTPRTDINNPDEKLRSRPLKGLENLRNFVYVGDGQWESGQIYDPKTGNDYSCEMKLVDENTLEVRGYIGVSLFGRTDVWKRQVRKA from the coding sequence ATGAACTGGTTGAAGAAAACGCTACTGACGAGCTTATTGCTGCTGGCCGTGATTGGCCTGGCCTGTGCCAAGAACCCCGATGCCGTGCTGGGCGTCTGGAAAAACGGCGAAGGCACCGGCATGGTCCAGATCTACAAAAAAGGCGACAAGTACTACGGCCGCGTGGTGTGGCTGAAGGTGCCCAACAACCCCGACGGCACGCCCCGCACCGACATCAACAACCCCGACGAAAAGCTGCGCAGCCGCCCGCTCAAGGGCCTCGAAAACCTGCGCAACTTCGTGTACGTGGGCGACGGCCAGTGGGAATCGGGCCAGATCTACGACCCCAAAACCGGCAACGACTACTCCTGCGAGATGAAGCTCGTGGATGAAAACACGCTGGAGGTGCGCGGCTACATCGGCGTGTCGCTCTTCGGCCGTACCGATGTGTGGAAGCGCCAGGTAAGGAAGGCTTAA